Within the Candidatus Glassbacteria bacterium genome, the region CGCAGGGGAGAACCTTTTGTTCGCCCGCGCGCAAGAACCACCCCGCAGCAAGCTGCGAGGAATTCTCTTCGATTAAAAACCGGACCGAGGCCTGAGTTGTCCGGGGCTTTGCAAGTCACGCGCACTAGATCACGTATGATAATCCGCGTTGATTCTGATATAGTTGCAGGTCATGTCGCAGGTCCAGAACCTGCAGCACTCGCCTCCCATCCCGAGTTCGATTTCGATCAGCACTTCATCGCCGGCAAGCTTTGCGGCCAGGTCGGCGTCTGGCGTATCCGACGGCTCTCCGGCGCTGAACGCCGCCAGCCCGTCGAACCGGACCGTTAGCCGCTCGGGGTTAACCTCCACGCCGCTGTAGCCCACTGCGCTGACAATCCGCCCCCAGTTGGGGTCCTGCCCGTAGAGCGCGGTTTTGACCAGCGGGCTGTTGGCCACCGCACGGGCCACCCGGGCCGCGTCCTCGAAACTGGCCGCGCCGCTGACCGAGATTTCGACAAGCTTCGTGGCGCCTTCGCCATCGGCGGCGATTTTTTTTGCCAGCAGAACCGCGATTCTCTCAAACGCAGTGCAAAACAACTCGAATCCCGGGCTGTCTTCGTCCTCGATCTTCGCTGCGCCGGAGGCGCCGTTGGCCAGCACGAACACGCTGTCGTTGGGGCTGCGGTCTCCATCGACACTGATCATGTTGAACGAGCGCCCTGTGACCCGGCGCAAAGCCTCGGCCAGCGCCGGGGGGCTGATCGCCGCGTCGGTGGTGAAAAACGCGAGCATGGTCGCCATGTCCGGATGGATCATACCCGAACCCTTGGCCGCCCCCCCGATAGTGACCGGGAAATCCTCGAGCTGGAAAGCCAGCGACAGATGCTTTGCCACCGTGTCCGTGGTCATGATCGCAGCAGCGAACGATTCCTCCGCCCCGCTGTCGATTGTGCTCCCAAGCTCCTGCAAGCCGCTGGCGAGCTTGTCCATTGGAAGCTGCTCGCCGATAATCCCGGTGGACATCACGAGAGCCCTGGATGGCTCAATAGCGAACGTTTGCTCCGCGAGCTGCGCGGTCCGGCGCGCGTTGTCCATCCCCCGGCTGCCGGTGCAGGCGTTGGCGTTGCCGCTGTTGACAACCACGGCCCGGATATTTTCTGCTTCGGCTGCGAGCACTTCCCTGCAGTACAGTACGGGGGCGGCCTGCAAGCGGTTGGTGGTAAACACGCCGGCGGCGGCGCAGGGCCTGTCCGCCAGGATCACGCCGAGATCGGGAAGATTGCCGGCCTTGATTCCGCAGGCTGTCCCGGAAGCGCGGAAAGCGGGCACCGAATCGACCGAGCCGCTTTGATCGATTTCCAGATTCATGGCTTGCTCCCGTCCCTCTTTTCCGCGTTTTTCAGCACCCCGGCAAACACATCGATGAACGTATCGATCTGTTTGAGCGAGATCACCAGCGGCGGCACAGCCCTGATAACCCGTGCGCCCGCCGGGCAGACCAGCACGCCGCGCTCGCGGAAGTCCCCGATCAGGGGCGCGGCGTTTATGTTCAGCTCCAGCCCGGCCATCAGGCCCAGCCCGCGGGCGGCGACCACCAGCGAGGGGAACTGCTTTTTCAGCTTTTCCAGCCCGCGCAGCAGATGGTCGCCTTTTTGCTGAACGGCCTTGAGGAACGAGGGTTTTTTCAGTTTTTTGAGTACCTCGATCGCAGCGGCGCTGACCACCAGCCCGCCGCCGAACGTGGTTGCGTGGTCGCCCTTCTCGATTGCCGAGGCCGCTTTGCGGTTGACCAGCACCGCGCCCATCGGCAGACCGCCGGCCAGGGGCTTGGCCAGGGCCAGGATATCCGGCGCCACGCCCGAGTGCTCGTAGGCGAACAGCTTGCCGGTGCGCCCCAGTCCGCACTGGACCTCGTCGAAGATGAGCAGCACGTTGCGGCGGCGGCAGATTTTGGCCAGTTGACGGAGAAAGTTCGCCCCGGCTGGATTCACTCCGCCCTCGCCCTGGACCGGCTCCACGATCACCGCGCAGGTGTCGAGGCCGATCTTGGACTCGGCATCACCGGCATCGCCGAAGCGGGCGAAGCTGGCGCCCGGCACCAGCGGCTCGAACGGTAGGCGGTATTTTTTGCGGTCGGTCAGGGCCAGCGCGCCGAACGTGCGGCCGTGGAACGAGCCGGTGAACGCCACGAACCCGCTGCACCGGCCGCCGATATTTTTCTGGGCCCAGCGGCGGGCGATTTTCATCGCTCCCTCGACAGCTTCCGCCCCGCTGTTGCAGAAAAACACCTTATCGGCGAACGAGCCGGTCACGAGCATTTTGGCCAGCTTGACATGGGGTGCGGTGTAGTAGAGGTTCGAGCAGTGGATCAGTTTCCCGCTCTGCCCGGCGATAGCGCGGATAAGGTCCTTGTCTCCGTAGCCCAGTGCATTGACCGCGATTCCGCTGACCATGTCGAGGTAGCGTTTACCGTCGGTATCGTACAGATAACAGCCCTTGCCGTGGTCCAGTACAAACGGGGGGCGGGCATAGGTGCCGAGAATATATTTTTCCTCGTCGCTGATAACCTGCTGTGCCTTGTCCACCGGGTTGGTCTCCACGCGAGCTTCGGAAAACGGGACAGCCGGCGCCCTGTGGTGCCGGTCTGCGGGGGCGAAGCAACAAGATACAAAACACTCTGCCGGGATGCAAGCCGCAGCAGCGGCTGGACTGGCTCAAACGACAAGTCTAAAAGCGTTGAAATAGTACTTCGGTTGGTCAATCTTTTTTTAGCACTCGTTCAAGGCGAGAAACAACCCCCGCCCCCGATTCATCGGGGGCACCCCCTTTATTAAAGGGGAATTGAACGTGCCCGCCTTTGGACTGCCTGACGGTCCTGGCGATGGAGCTTTCAGTCCCCCTCAGCAAAAGGGGGAAACAGGGGGTTGTGCAGTTTCACCCTGATTCTAATTTCAGGTATAGTTCAACTCACTCCAAAGCGAACAGGTCCGTCCCTTCCGTGGCGTGCAGGCCGCGGAACTTCTTCAGCAACCTGGCGGTGACCGGTCCCGGTTTGCCGTCGCCGATAGTGCGAGAATCGAGACTGATCACCGGGATCAGCTCCGCGCCCGTGCCGGTGAGGAAACACTCGTCGGCGGTGTAGATATCGTGAAGCGTCAGCGTTCCCTCGACAGCCGGTA harbors:
- the argJ gene encoding bifunctional glutamate N-acetyltransferase/amino-acid acetyltransferase ArgJ codes for the protein MNLEIDQSGSVDSVPAFRASGTACGIKAGNLPDLGVILADRPCAAAGVFTTNRLQAAPVLYCREVLAAEAENIRAVVVNSGNANACTGSRGMDNARRTAQLAEQTFAIEPSRALVMSTGIIGEQLPMDKLASGLQELGSTIDSGAEESFAAAIMTTDTVAKHLSLAFQLEDFPVTIGGAAKGSGMIHPDMATMLAFFTTDAAISPPALAEALRRVTGRSFNMISVDGDRSPNDSVFVLANGASGAAKIEDEDSPGFELFCTAFERIAVLLAKKIAADGEGATKLVEISVSGAASFEDAARVARAVANSPLVKTALYGQDPNWGRIVSAVGYSGVEVNPERLTVRFDGLAAFSAGEPSDTPDADLAAKLAGDEVLIEIELGMGGECCRFWTCDMTCNYIRINADYHT
- a CDS encoding aspartate aminotransferase family protein — encoded protein: MDKAQQVISDEEKYILGTYARPPFVLDHGKGCYLYDTDGKRYLDMVSGIAVNALGYGDKDLIRAIAGQSGKLIHCSNLYYTAPHVKLAKMLVTGSFADKVFFCNSGAEAVEGAMKIARRWAQKNIGGRCSGFVAFTGSFHGRTFGALALTDRKKYRLPFEPLVPGASFARFGDAGDAESKIGLDTCAVIVEPVQGEGGVNPAGANFLRQLAKICRRRNVLLIFDEVQCGLGRTGKLFAYEHSGVAPDILALAKPLAGGLPMGAVLVNRKAASAIEKGDHATTFGGGLVVSAAAIEVLKKLKKPSFLKAVQQKGDHLLRGLEKLKKQFPSLVVAARGLGLMAGLELNINAAPLIGDFRERGVLVCPAGARVIRAVPPLVISLKQIDTFIDVFAGVLKNAEKRDGSKP